One stretch of Spiroplasma mirum ATCC 29335 DNA includes these proteins:
- a CDS encoding DeoR/GlpR family DNA-binding transcription regulator, with protein sequence MIKHIRWHKILELLKEDHIILVNDIIEKLNLSPTTICRDLTEMEQQGLIKKTHGRVKLKESKEYGFEEQINQKIQHNAKEKYLIANKAVKLIKDKMSIYLDACSSTLALIKLIDPTQKIIIITNSILHAELLAIAGFHDVYLLWGKL encoded by the coding sequence GTGATAAAGCATATTAGATGGCATAAAATTTTAGAATTATTAAAAGAGGACCATATCATTTTAGTTAATGATATTATTGAAAAATTAAATCTTTCACCAACTACTATTTGTCGTGACTTAACGGAAATGGAACAGCAAGGATTAATTAAAAAAACTCATGGGAGAGTTAAATTAAAGGAAAGTAAAGAATACGGCTTTGAAGAACAAATTAATCAAAAGATCCAGCATAATGCAAAAGAAAAATATTTAATTGCTAATAAAGCTGTTAAGTTAATTAAAGATAAAATGTCAATTTATTTAGACGCTTGTTCTTCGACATTAGCTTTGATTAAATTAATTGATCCAACCCAAAAAATTATCATTATTACTAATTCAATTTTACATGCTGAATTATTAGCTATCGCTGGTTTTCATGATGTTTATTTATTATGAGGTAAGTTATAA
- a CDS encoding APC family permease: protein MEKKGFWTKIKFWSKTTKPEKNKISLAELVWIGFNYTCGIAFPMSFISIYYWQTGGLGLHILWIILLGALMAWGSAWAFAKCSKVYHDANGGAYVYVRGVFGRFCGWLIGFIQYITLPSTIIVTIISMFRTNLNQLPIFAWAPKRWENLIIDSIGILIYALVASCMYFGMKGFRWFVNLSGIIKWGSTIFLIICAIILMIQNGHVAFSEAAQGTKNLSFTVDKFNNAFSSFFYFFVGFETFIVVAKNVKNPQRNFGRGILIILAIATIFYLVVTVFIIGAITEVGINHNGWSSGTSNYNPNNVVAGIAGTTGMVILVICTLSLKLNGAMQNSLYSGGMIEPLAKEGYISEKLAVLDKENIAMRASTVNLIITIIACIIMLVIPDAIGSGFDFGTVLGFSTNITIVIYIFVLAACCVMGFRRQLKIKVWEWILFTITFIFLTIQFIIFNYQMITTMINETGATLAATLIEFLMFWFFVAVAVGWYFIYYMPKLRNRLKNNPALQAQLDAEFLPVTEQEAVQCLLNESGAELEGIAIIEEETKSVTT from the coding sequence ATGGAAAAAAAAGGATTTTGGACAAAAATAAAATTCTGGTCCAAAACAACAAAACCGGAAAAAAATAAAATTAGTTTAGCGGAACTAGTTTGAATTGGGTTTAACTACACCTGTGGGATTGCGTTTCCAATGTCATTTATTTCAATATATTACTGGCAAACTGGGGGATTAGGCTTACATATTTTATGAATTATTTTATTAGGAGCCTTAATGGCATGGGGTAGTGCCTGAGCTTTTGCCAAGTGTAGTAAAGTCTACCACGATGCTAACGGTGGGGCTTATGTTTATGTGCGGGGGGTCTTTGGTCGTTTTTGTGGATGGTTAATTGGTTTTATCCAATATATTACCTTACCTTCAACAATTATTGTTACTATTATTTCAATGTTTCGAACTAATTTAAACCAACTACCAATTTTTGCGTGAGCTCCAAAACGATGAGAAAACCTAATTATTGATAGTATTGGAATCTTAATTTATGCCTTAGTTGCTAGTTGTATGTACTTTGGAATGAAAGGTTTTCGTTGATTTGTTAACTTATCGGGAATTATCAAATGGGGTTCAACTATTTTCTTAATTATTTGTGCCATCATTTTAATGATCCAAAATGGCCATGTTGCGTTTAGCGAGGCCGCCCAGGGGACGAAAAACTTATCCTTTACGGTTGACAAGTTTAATAATGCTTTTAGTAGTTTCTTTTATTTCTTTGTTGGTTTTGAAACATTTATTGTAGTTGCTAAAAATGTGAAAAATCCGCAACGAAATTTTGGGCGTGGGATTCTAATTATCTTGGCGATTGCAACAATTTTTTACTTAGTAGTAACCGTCTTTATTATTGGTGCAATTACAGAGGTTGGTATTAACCATAATGGTTGAAGCTCAGGAACAAGTAATTATAATCCTAATAACGTTGTTGCTGGGATTGCAGGGACCACCGGAATGGTAATTTTGGTCATTTGTACTTTATCGTTAAAACTAAACGGTGCGATGCAAAATTCCTTATATTCGGGGGGAATGATTGAGCCATTAGCAAAAGAAGGATATATTAGTGAAAAACTAGCTGTCTTAGATAAAGAAAATATTGCAATGCGAGCAAGTACTGTTAACTTAATTATTACAATTATTGCTTGTATTATTATGTTAGTGATCCCTGATGCGATTGGTTCGGGATTTGATTTTGGAACTGTTTTAGGATTTTCCACAAATATTACGATTGTTATTTATATTTTTGTGTTAGCAGCGTGTTGCGTGATGGGTTTTCGACGTCAGTTAAAAATTAAAGTTTGAGAATGAATTTTATTTACCATTACGTTTATTTTTTTAACAATTCAGTTTATTATTTTTAATTACCAAATGATTACAACGATGATTAATGAAACCGGTGCAACTTTAGCCGCTACTTTAATTGAATTTTTAATGTTTTGATTCTTTGTTGCAGTTGCCGTGGGGTGGTATTTTATTTATTATATGCCAAAACTACGTAATCGTTTAAAAAACAACCCTGCGCTCCAAGCCCAATTAGATGCTGAATTTTTACCAGTGACAGAACAAGAAGCTGTTCAGTGCTTACTAAATGAAAGTGGTGCTGAATTAGAGGGGATTGCAATTATTGAAGAAGAAACCAAAAGTGTTACAACTTAA
- the fmt gene encoding methionyl-tRNA formyltransferase — MKKYRVIFMGTPMFATSVLKTLLEMKNQFDIVGVVCQPDRKTGRKQEVQFSPVKQLALANNLLVFQPEKLIDAYEELAQLQPDLILTCAYGQFIPSKILALPTINCLNVHASLLPKLRGGAPIHKAIIYGDHETGISLMQMVKKMDAGDVYYQNKLTISLTDTASSLHDKLMVLAIDIIKHHLIPTLENKYHPVAQDETKVTFAYNITREEERINWNQIKENIYNQIRGLYAWPIAYTTINDKIYKIHEAKISLDHLTISDQQLANGTIVTLTKEGIKVKVINGYLILLKIQREGKKPVETSVFYNNPSPKIAVHQQFV, encoded by the coding sequence ATGAAAAAATATCGGGTAATTTTTATGGGGACCCCCATGTTTGCCACAAGTGTTTTAAAAACTTTGTTAGAAATGAAAAACCAGTTTGATATTGTCGGGGTAGTGTGTCAACCCGACCGGAAAACTGGGCGCAAACAAGAAGTTCAGTTTTCACCTGTGAAGCAATTAGCGCTCGCTAATAACTTACTAGTTTTTCAACCAGAAAAATTAATTGATGCCTATGAAGAGTTAGCCCAATTACAACCCGACTTAATTTTAACTTGTGCGTATGGCCAATTTATTCCGAGCAAAATTTTAGCATTGCCAACTATTAATTGTTTAAATGTCCATGCATCATTATTACCAAAATTACGGGGCGGGGCACCTATTCATAAAGCAATTATTTATGGGGATCATGAAACAGGGATTAGTTTAATGCAAATGGTTAAAAAAATGGATGCGGGGGATGTCTATTATCAAAACAAACTAACAATTAGTTTAACTGATACAGCCAGTTCATTGCATGATAAATTAATGGTGTTAGCAATTGACATTATTAAACATCATTTGATTCCAACTTTAGAAAATAAATACCACCCAGTAGCCCAGGATGAAACAAAGGTTACTTTTGCTTATAACATAACACGAGAAGAAGAACGAATTAATTGGAATCAAATTAAAGAGAATATTTATAACCAGATTCGGGGATTATATGCGTGACCAATTGCCTATACCACTATCAATGATAAAATTTATAAAATTCACGAGGCAAAAATTAGTTTAGATCATTTAACTATTAGTGATCAACAGTTAGCAAACGGAACAATTGTTACGTTAACGAAAGAAGGGATTAAAGTCAAAGTAATTAATGGTTATCTTATTCTCCTAAAAATTCAACGCGAAGGAAAAAAACCAGTAGAAACTAGTGTTTTTTATAATAATCCTTCCCCCAAAATTGCTGTTCATCAACAATTTGTTTAA
- a CDS encoding DUF2779 domain-containing protein, with translation MDPKLTLKKEDYKRFKKCFKLSWALANRANLKQVQTWVSEQQLSVFFDLKDNIHGAKIDEDSFLNDEDEENNAVNILNENLYDLMLETAWPAGKGNDDFDTQKLINYHDDLNQLIDPEEIIEFYPGETIADGNEVGARAREYFTRDYKCFNLDHYSKKIAFAKTQEILQDQSYQVYFEPSFQYNNCITKCDILKRLDDGSFHLIEVKASTGKKYDKDYGAYIEKDLKIDHAYDIAYQYYVLTGCGLQISKISVMLLDPSYYRHGDINYDRLFILQDYFKQPLTRMEGVSLMTFAQQLTTGDITDPRLKNERAIELDLASIKLGYQKSLAEIYDLFVSASCWNQKPDDHFRYYGYCQHASALLPEHNSVFELYRGMGKKTLLLYEENIMMLKDIHLPFNFKRSATLKKTLQFNEPQTRQIKVLQDLDPIINPHRVDELLQIFCQYQYPIYMYDFETMKAAVPRFDYSYSYQQIPFQYSVHVLTDDNFDYQDESTMDHYAYLADGLEDPRLALATQLVADLTKNGVGVYVAYYKSFECKVLFELADYLNWKISTTDNISLKQQYQYLQTKLLEIRAKTIDLMDFF, from the coding sequence ATGGATCCTAAACTTACTTTAAAAAAAGAAGATTATAAACGCTTTAAAAAATGTTTTAAATTATCCTGAGCATTAGCTAACCGGGCAAACTTAAAACAAGTTCAAACATGGGTTAGTGAACAACAACTTTCCGTTTTTTTTGATTTAAAAGACAATATTCATGGTGCAAAAATTGATGAAGATAGTTTTTTAAATGATGAAGATGAAGAGAATAATGCTGTTAATATTTTGAATGAAAACCTCTATGATTTAATGTTAGAAACAGCCTGACCAGCCGGAAAAGGCAATGATGATTTTGACACCCAAAAACTAATCAATTATCATGATGATTTAAACCAATTAATTGATCCCGAAGAGATTATTGAATTTTATCCTGGGGAAACCATTGCGGATGGAAATGAAGTAGGAGCCCGGGCCCGGGAATATTTTACTCGCGATTATAAATGTTTTAATCTTGACCATTATAGTAAAAAAATTGCTTTTGCTAAAACCCAGGAGATTTTACAAGACCAGTCTTACCAAGTATATTTTGAACCTTCTTTTCAATATAATAATTGTATTACCAAATGTGATATTTTAAAACGTTTAGATGATGGTAGTTTTCATTTAATTGAAGTAAAAGCTTCTACGGGGAAAAAATATGATAAAGACTATGGTGCGTATATCGAAAAAGATCTGAAGATTGATCATGCCTATGATATTGCTTACCAATATTATGTTTTAACTGGCTGTGGTCTGCAGATTAGTAAAATTTCAGTAATGTTATTAGACCCGTCATATTATCGCCACGGCGATATTAATTATGATCGCCTTTTTATTTTGCAAGACTATTTTAAACAACCATTGACACGAATGGAAGGGGTATCATTAATGACATTTGCTCAGCAATTAACAACTGGTGATATTACTGACCCGCGGTTAAAAAATGAGCGCGCGATTGAACTCGATTTAGCATCAATTAAACTAGGATATCAAAAATCATTAGCAGAAATTTATGATTTATTTGTGAGTGCTAGTTGTTGAAACCAAAAACCAGATGATCATTTTCGTTATTATGGTTATTGCCAACATGCAAGTGCCTTGCTTCCCGAGCATAATAGTGTTTTTGAACTTTACCGGGGGATGGGCAAGAAAACTTTACTATTATATGAAGAAAATATTATGATGTTAAAAGATATCCATTTGCCATTTAATTTTAAACGCTCAGCCACCTTAAAAAAAACTTTACAATTTAATGAACCCCAAACGCGGCAAATTAAAGTGCTCCAGGATTTAGACCCCATTATCAATCCCCACCGGGTAGATGAATTACTACAGATTTTTTGTCAGTATCAATATCCCATTTACATGTATGACTTTGAGACAATGAAAGCAGCCGTTCCGCGTTTTGATTATTCATATTCTTATCAGCAGATCCCTTTTCAATATTCAGTCCATGTTTTAACAGATGATAACTTTGATTATCAAGATGAAAGCACTATGGACCATTATGCTTATTTAGCTGATGGTCTTGAAGATCCGCGCTTGGCGTTGGCTACCCAGTTAGTTGCTGATTTAACTAAGAATGGGGTGGGAGTATATGTTGCATATTATAAAAGTTTTGAATGTAAAGTTCTTTTTGAACTAGCGGATTATTTAAATTGAAAAATTTCCACAACAGATAACATATCGCTTAAACAGCAATACCAATATCTCCAAACTAAATTATTAGAAATTAGAGCCAAAACAATTGATTTAATGGATTTTTTTTAA